One part of the Nostoc sp. PCC 7120 = FACHB-418 genome encodes these proteins:
- a CDS encoding tRNA-dihydrouridine synthase family protein, with protein sequence MSQVSLPQSLQKDLPLTALAPMQDVTNLWFMKVIAHYGSPDYFFTEYFRVNDTSRLNRGILSAITENDTGRPVFAQMIGESIPDLVRTAKELCGYNIAGVDLNMGCPAPRIYRKNVGGGLLLSPAKVEQILEELRQAVNDRPLTVKMRVGFENTDTFYEILDIVNRHNIDLLSLHGRTVKDMYHGAVKYDLIAEAVRRVDCPVLANGNIHSATTALEVLERTGAAGVMVGRWAIGNPWLFNQIRQALQGETITPVPLVEVRNYIDRLWQTPTAATMPERSRVGYLKMFLNYIALSVDAEGQFLRLMRRTQTELEMFNLCDRFLLSDLTQTLALAPYSGV encoded by the coding sequence ATGTCCCAGGTATCGCTTCCCCAATCGCTTCAGAAAGACCTACCCCTTACCGCTCTTGCACCCATGCAGGATGTGACAAACCTCTGGTTTATGAAGGTCATTGCCCACTATGGCAGCCCTGACTACTTCTTTACGGAGTATTTTCGCGTGAATGATACCTCACGCCTCAATCGCGGTATTCTTTCAGCCATTACCGAAAACGATACGGGTCGCCCTGTTTTTGCCCAAATGATTGGGGAAAGCATTCCTGACTTAGTGAGAACCGCTAAGGAACTCTGCGGCTATAATATCGCTGGAGTCGATTTGAATATGGGCTGTCCAGCACCGAGAATCTATCGTAAAAATGTCGGGGGTGGATTGCTGCTCTCACCAGCTAAAGTGGAGCAGATTTTGGAAGAACTACGCCAAGCAGTGAACGATCGCCCTTTGACGGTCAAGATGCGCGTAGGCTTTGAAAACACAGACACCTTTTACGAAATTCTCGATATCGTCAATCGCCACAACATTGATTTGCTGAGTTTGCATGGTCGCACAGTGAAAGATATGTACCACGGGGCAGTGAAATATGATTTGATTGCGGAAGCGGTGAGACGGGTTGATTGTCCAGTACTTGCTAATGGCAATATTCACTCCGCGACAACTGCCCTAGAAGTGCTTGAGCGAACAGGTGCGGCGGGGGTGATGGTGGGACGCTGGGCAATTGGAAATCCTTGGTTATTTAATCAAATTCGCCAGGCTTTACAAGGAGAGACGATCACGCCTGTTCCTTTAGTTGAGGTACGCAACTATATTGATCGTTTATGGCAAACCCCTACAGCCGCAACTATGCCAGAGCGATCGCGCGTAGGCTACCTGAAAATGTTCCTCAATTATATTGCCCTGAGTGTTGATGCTGAAGGTCAGTTCCTGCGACTGATGCGACGTACGCAGACTGAGTTAGAAATGTTTAACCTCTGCGATCGCTTTCTGCTTAGTGATCTGACGCAAACTTTAGCACTAGCACCTTACTCAGGTGTATAA